The proteins below come from a single Prolixibacter sp. NT017 genomic window:
- a CDS encoding NAD(P)H-hydrate dehydratase, whose amino-acid sequence MKLFATSQIAGIDKYTIEHEPISDIHLMERAASTLVDWILHHAEPDQHLKFFVGPGNNGGDALAAARMLAWALSGIDVYVMDLGKGMSESANTNLERLRQQNRTQIVYLDADAPMPEIKPTDWVVDGLFGSGLSRPLKGLPAKIVKHINDSGAQVVAIDIPSGLMGEDNRQNDRDSIIRADVTLTFQFPKISFLLPENDPFTGHWIVLDIGLHPDGIEQTETPFFYTDHLVAKALLKDRRTFAHKGNFGHALLIAGSYGKMGAAVLASRGCLRSGVGLLTTHVPRLGYNILQNSIPEAMASIDQSDLMFTQNPDLTSFDAIGIGPGLDTKCNTGRGVQRMLEEEMKKPMVIDADGLNLLAKNPEWLKLLPPETILTPHPGEFARLTHPVECGYERLQLAKEYARENGVVLVLKGAYTAIACPDGTCWFNSTGNPGMATAGSGDVLTGILLGLLAQGYTAKEAAILGVFLHGLAADFAVEEGSHEALLAGDITQHLGLAFATLKDS is encoded by the coding sequence ATGAAACTTTTTGCGACCAGCCAGATTGCCGGTATTGATAAATATACCATTGAGCATGAACCCATTTCTGATATCCATTTGATGGAACGGGCAGCATCCACTTTGGTCGACTGGATTCTGCATCACGCCGAACCGGACCAGCATCTGAAATTCTTTGTGGGACCGGGTAACAATGGTGGCGATGCGTTAGCCGCTGCCCGAATGCTGGCATGGGCACTTTCTGGCATCGATGTGTATGTGATGGACTTGGGAAAAGGAATGTCCGAATCGGCCAACACCAACCTGGAGCGTTTGCGGCAGCAGAACCGCACACAAATCGTTTATTTGGATGCAGATGCACCGATGCCGGAAATCAAGCCGACCGACTGGGTAGTTGACGGATTGTTTGGTTCAGGCTTGTCACGTCCGTTGAAAGGTTTGCCGGCGAAAATCGTCAAACACATCAACGACTCCGGTGCACAGGTCGTCGCTATCGATATCCCTTCCGGCCTGATGGGAGAAGATAACCGACAAAACGATCGCGATTCCATTATACGCGCCGATGTGACGCTTACGTTTCAGTTTCCGAAAATCAGTTTTCTCCTGCCGGAAAACGATCCGTTCACCGGCCACTGGATAGTTCTGGATATTGGTTTACACCCGGATGGAATCGAACAAACGGAGACCCCTTTCTTCTATACCGATCACCTGGTGGCAAAAGCCCTTTTGAAAGACCGGAGAACCTTCGCCCACAAGGGAAACTTCGGACATGCGTTGCTGATTGCCGGTAGTTACGGAAAAATGGGAGCAGCTGTTCTTGCATCGCGGGGTTGTCTTCGTTCGGGAGTTGGTCTACTTACGACGCACGTTCCCCGTCTCGGATACAACATCCTGCAAAACAGCATTCCGGAAGCCATGGCCAGCATCGACCAGTCGGATTTGATGTTTACCCAAAATCCGGATTTGACCTCTTTCGATGCGATTGGTATCGGGCCCGGCCTGGACACGAAGTGCAATACAGGGCGCGGTGTTCAGCGAATGCTGGAAGAAGAAATGAAAAAGCCGATGGTTATCGATGCAGATGGATTGAACCTGTTGGCAAAGAATCCGGAGTGGTTGAAGTTGCTTCCCCCTGAAACCATTCTGACACCGCATCCGGGAGAGTTTGCCCGGTTGACGCACCCGGTGGAATGTGGATACGAACGATTGCAACTGGCCAAAGAATATGCGCGGGAAAATGGCGTTGTGCTGGTATTGAAAGGGGCTTACACAGCTATTGCTTGTCCTGACGGAACCTGCTGGTTCAACAGTACCGGCAACCCGGGGATGGCTACGGCCGGAAGCGGTGATGTGCTCACTGGAATTCTGCTTGGCTTGCTGGCACAGGGATATACAGCTAAAGAGGCAGCTATTCTGGGTGTTTTCCTTCATGGGCTGGCTGCTGATTTCGCTGTTGAGGAAGGTTCGCACGAAGCACTGCTGGCAGGCGATATAACTCAGCACCTCGGATTGGCATTTGCCACACTTAAAGATTCTTAA
- a CDS encoding DUF4831 family protein → MKSIYLTLLGLLFVAGQVMASPKDDKRKDGEQVPFTGSVVYSLPETGIRVTVEAEQVKFVHGPYYQYAEKYLGIPNAPSTDRETWKITNVSLETYGEPDPNEVHKASGPYASALSLTADGVLIGINSDVKLGKEEVSSSVYTPDVEVPDEPWPDRSMHSFLNKVDSVSPEMYTTKTLQQKALETAHDITKIRKRKFKSLVFGYDKALPDGEAYNTMVAQLDKLEKKYVGLFIGKSYKAKHTYVFNVVPGAKNGKSQIVFRFSSSKGVVPTTDLSGKPVMLELDPNTSLEKSNGQMAAVQPATTTETSDSGLFYRIPGNAEVRLLDGTHTLLESHLTLAQFGKVAPIPEGLLNGNYSIRLHPATGAIQRIKEKNKEEIQ, encoded by the coding sequence ATGAAAAGTATATATCTTACTTTACTGGGCTTACTGTTTGTTGCCGGACAGGTGATGGCATCGCCCAAAGATGACAAACGCAAAGATGGAGAACAGGTTCCTTTTACAGGAAGCGTTGTTTATTCTTTGCCGGAGACGGGGATTAGGGTAACCGTTGAAGCGGAACAGGTGAAATTTGTTCACGGTCCGTATTACCAATATGCCGAAAAATACCTCGGAATTCCGAATGCCCCTTCCACCGACAGGGAAACCTGGAAAATTACCAATGTGAGTCTGGAGACCTATGGTGAACCCGACCCGAATGAAGTGCATAAAGCGTCTGGTCCTTATGCTTCGGCTTTAAGCCTGACAGCAGACGGCGTACTGATTGGTATTAACAGTGATGTGAAATTGGGCAAAGAAGAGGTTTCCAGTTCGGTTTACACACCAGACGTTGAGGTACCGGATGAACCCTGGCCCGATCGATCGATGCACTCGTTTTTGAATAAGGTGGATTCTGTTTCTCCCGAGATGTACACTACTAAAACATTGCAGCAGAAAGCGCTGGAAACCGCACACGATATTACCAAAATCAGGAAACGGAAATTCAAATCGCTTGTTTTTGGATACGATAAAGCTTTACCCGATGGCGAGGCCTACAATACCATGGTGGCTCAGCTCGATAAGCTCGAAAAGAAGTATGTGGGGCTTTTTATCGGAAAATCATACAAAGCAAAGCATACGTATGTTTTCAATGTGGTTCCCGGAGCAAAAAATGGTAAAAGTCAGATTGTGTTCCGGTTTTCATCTTCCAAAGGCGTTGTTCCGACCACTGACCTTTCCGGGAAACCAGTGATGCTGGAGCTTGACCCGAATACCAGCCTGGAGAAAAGCAATGGCCAGATGGCGGCGGTGCAGCCAGCTACAACAACTGAAACAAGCGACAGTGGTTTGTTTTACCGGATTCCCGGAAATGCGGAAGTGCGTTTGTTGGACGGGACTCATACTTTGCTGGAGTCACACCTGACGCTGGCACAGTTCGGCAAAGTGGCTCCCATTCCCGAAGGCTTGCTCAACGGGAATTATTCCATACGCTTGCATCCGGCTACCGGCGCGATTCAGCGCATTAAGGAAAAAAATAAAGAAGAAATTCAATAG
- a CDS encoding MFS transporter, translated as MTEAIRKSLRESPKARWTAMVVVSLSMFGAYYFNYALSPVKPILESALGWTSSDFGVYTSAYAWFNVYFLMLIFSGIILDRLGIKITGLGATVLMVVGTGVNYWAITAPFPAGAHVTLPLVGDIKTEVLLSSIGFAIFGVGSEATGITVSKAIVKWFKGKEMALAMGLQMSIARLGTALALAISLPLALHFTYRAPVAFAFILMLLGVIAFITYIVLDTKLDKSEAHIEVEEEEPFRLRDIVMIISNKAFWYIAILCVLFYGAVFPFLFYATDFIINKYHVSPSLAGLIPSLLPFGTIFLTPFFGGIYDKKGKGATIMIIGAVMLIVVHGFLSIPTLDNWIFAAAMVVILGIAFSLVPSAMWPSVPKIIPEKQLGTAYAVIFFIQNIGLMLIPLLLGVVLNSTNPNVAPNKTIIRKAVEMSYTQALQKENITLDAKALNIAIEKTTSGVVDSIVESASYVPTPQSQINPEKVENTIVSNNLDMLGSPEMGVTQEKVLDKMGSTFKKATFEVVTKEKLNIRYDYQYDILMFTLLGILALLFAFLLKREDFKKGYGLEKPNIES; from the coding sequence ATGACTGAAGCAATTCGAAAATCGTTGAGGGAATCACCAAAAGCAAGGTGGACGGCGATGGTTGTCGTATCACTTTCGATGTTTGGTGCATATTACTTTAACTATGCTTTGTCGCCTGTAAAGCCAATTCTTGAAAGTGCTTTGGGGTGGACAAGTTCTGATTTTGGTGTTTACACCTCTGCCTATGCCTGGTTTAACGTCTACTTCCTAATGTTAATTTTCAGCGGTATTATACTTGACCGTCTGGGGATTAAGATTACCGGTTTAGGTGCTACCGTTTTAATGGTAGTGGGTACAGGTGTTAACTACTGGGCCATTACGGCACCTTTCCCCGCCGGCGCTCATGTTACTCTTCCGCTGGTTGGTGATATCAAAACGGAAGTACTTCTTTCATCCATTGGATTTGCCATTTTCGGTGTGGGAAGTGAGGCGACCGGAATTACCGTTTCGAAAGCGATTGTGAAATGGTTCAAAGGTAAAGAGATGGCTTTGGCCATGGGATTGCAGATGTCGATTGCCCGTTTGGGAACTGCTTTAGCGTTGGCTATTTCGCTGCCATTGGCTCTTCATTTTACTTACAGAGCTCCTGTAGCGTTTGCCTTCATCCTGATGTTGTTGGGAGTCATCGCGTTTATCACCTATATCGTACTGGATACCAAACTCGATAAATCGGAAGCACACATCGAAGTTGAAGAAGAGGAGCCGTTCCGTTTGAGGGATATCGTGATGATTATTTCGAACAAAGCGTTTTGGTACATCGCCATCCTTTGTGTTCTCTTCTATGGTGCGGTTTTCCCGTTCTTATTCTACGCAACGGACTTCATTATCAACAAATATCATGTATCACCTTCGCTGGCAGGGTTGATTCCGAGCTTGTTGCCTTTCGGAACCATCTTCCTGACTCCTTTCTTTGGTGGTATTTACGATAAGAAAGGAAAAGGTGCGACCATCATGATCATTGGTGCTGTCATGTTGATTGTGGTGCATGGATTCCTTTCTATTCCGACCCTTGATAACTGGATTTTTGCCGCCGCCATGGTAGTCATTCTTGGTATTGCTTTCTCGCTGGTGCCGTCAGCCATGTGGCCATCTGTACCGAAAATTATTCCTGAGAAGCAATTGGGAACAGCCTATGCAGTGATCTTCTTTATCCAGAACATTGGTCTGATGTTGATTCCGCTTCTTTTAGGTGTTGTCCTGAACTCGACGAACCCGAATGTCGCACCGAATAAGACCATTATCCGGAAAGCGGTTGAGATGAGCTACACCCAGGCCTTGCAGAAGGAGAACATTACGCTGGATGCAAAAGCGCTGAATATCGCGATTGAGAAAACAACCAGTGGCGTTGTCGACTCAATTGTTGAGTCGGCTTCTTATGTGCCTACTCCGCAAAGCCAAATCAATCCGGAAAAAGTTGAAAACACAATTGTTTCCAATAACCTGGACATGTTGGGAAGTCCGGAGATGGGAGTGACCCAGGAAAAAGTGCTGGACAAAATGGGCTCTACTTTCAAGAAAGCTACTTTTGAAGTGGTGACCAAAGAGAAGCTGAACATCCGGTATGATTACCAGTACGACATTCTGATGTTTACATTGCTGGGAATTTTGGCCCTGTTGTTTGCCTTCCTGTTGAAGCGCGAAGATTTCAAGAAAGGATATGGTCTCGAGAAACCAAATATCGAGAGCTAA
- a CDS encoding aminoacyl-histidine dipeptidase produces the protein MSKEITNLEPKALWENFYQLTQIPRPSKKEARIQEFIENFGKSLGLETIKDETGNIIIRKPATPGMENRKGVVLQGHLDMVPQKNNDTKHDFENDPIDAYVDGDWVTAKGTTLGADNGIGVAAAMTVLADKNMQHGPVEALFTCDEETGMTGAFGLKNDVLKGDILLNMDSEDEGELYVGCAGGVDANIEFEFDQVVVPSGVKAFDLVISGLKGGHSGMDIILGLGNANKLLVRFLKYAVTELDVRLAGINAGGLRNAIPREGTANIVVPEENVDALKKAVAEYEAVYKAELSSREPNLSFVAKEADMPKSLIDEAVQDGLIDSVNACPNGVIRMSDDMPGLVETSTNLASIKSENGTIAIQCLLRSSVDTAKDYLADRIDSVFSLAGATVVFTGGYPGWKPNMASPILKQMQQIYNDKFGKIPEIKAIHAGLECGLLGAVYPNWDMISFGPTIRSPHSPDEKVHIESVNKFWDFLVETLKNVEEK, from the coding sequence ATGAGTAAAGAGATTACCAATCTGGAGCCCAAAGCACTTTGGGAAAATTTCTATCAGCTGACTCAAATTCCACGTCCATCCAAAAAGGAGGCAAGAATCCAGGAGTTTATCGAGAACTTCGGAAAATCGCTGGGGCTGGAAACCATCAAGGATGAAACCGGTAACATTATCATTCGCAAACCGGCAACCCCGGGAATGGAAAACCGGAAAGGTGTTGTTTTGCAGGGCCACCTCGATATGGTTCCGCAGAAGAATAACGATACAAAGCACGATTTCGAAAATGATCCGATTGATGCATACGTTGATGGCGATTGGGTAACCGCTAAGGGAACGACTCTGGGAGCTGATAACGGTATCGGTGTGGCAGCTGCCATGACCGTGCTGGCTGATAAAAATATGCAGCACGGACCGGTTGAAGCACTGTTTACCTGCGACGAAGAGACGGGTATGACGGGTGCTTTCGGTTTGAAGAACGATGTCCTGAAAGGTGATATTCTTTTGAATATGGATTCGGAAGACGAAGGTGAATTGTATGTTGGTTGCGCCGGTGGTGTTGACGCCAACATCGAGTTCGAATTCGACCAGGTGGTTGTTCCTTCCGGCGTGAAAGCTTTTGATTTGGTTATTTCCGGATTGAAAGGTGGACACTCAGGAATGGACATTATTCTGGGTCTGGGAAATGCCAACAAATTGCTGGTTCGTTTTCTGAAATATGCGGTAACTGAACTGGATGTTCGTCTGGCCGGAATCAACGCTGGTGGGTTGCGTAACGCGATTCCCCGTGAAGGTACAGCCAATATCGTTGTTCCGGAAGAGAATGTTGACGCATTGAAAAAAGCGGTTGCTGAATACGAGGCAGTATACAAAGCTGAGTTGAGCAGTCGCGAACCGAATCTGAGTTTTGTGGCCAAAGAAGCTGATATGCCGAAGTCGTTGATTGATGAGGCTGTTCAGGATGGTTTGATTGATTCGGTGAATGCCTGCCCGAACGGCGTTATCCGCATGAGCGACGATATGCCCGGATTGGTAGAGACTTCAACAAACCTTGCTTCGATTAAATCGGAGAATGGAACTATCGCTATTCAGTGTCTGTTGCGTAGTTCGGTTGATACTGCTAAGGACTATCTGGCTGATCGTATCGACAGTGTATTCTCACTGGCCGGAGCTACCGTTGTATTTACTGGTGGATATCCCGGATGGAAGCCGAACATGGCTTCGCCGATTCTGAAGCAGATGCAGCAGATTTATAATGATAAATTCGGTAAGATACCGGAGATTAAGGCGATTCATGCCGGATTGGAATGTGGTCTGCTGGGAGCGGTTTATCCCAACTGGGATATGATTTCGTTTGGTCCGACCATTCGTTCTCCTCACTCTCCTGATGAGAAAGTACACATTGAATCAGTGAACAAATTCTGGGACTTCCTGGTTGAGACACTGAAAAATGTAGAAGAAAAATAA